Proteins found in one Thermodesulfobacteriota bacterium genomic segment:
- a CDS encoding CdaR family protein — MVDWLKKPFQHGADEGKKKTPFFNFNNIGKKVLALVIAISLWLVANLQHDVEKNIAIDVNYANIPPGLVVVNNPPQKLNLRVRGPRSQLSSVSAQNMLFTVDLSNITDGMSMFEIGTDQITPPRDVQVTGISPAEIRIETDQLDDKKVQVEPSIGPPDEGYEIVGKPEVSPKTASIEGPQNLLSKINSITTDPVSLEGEKSKFTIEAPLRSPYSIVNILGDNTVKVTIDLKERTLEKEFNDLNISYINFDGFDFETNGNTSTELTFEGPFSIINNLSSNDIELYVDGSDISNATTAKSFKLKVGVNYPNKDVLKLTKQNPKTIEIKLN; from the coding sequence ATGGTTGACTGGCTAAAAAAACCGTTTCAGCACGGAGCTGATGAGGGAAAAAAGAAAACCCCGTTTTTTAATTTTAATAACATCGGGAAAAAAGTTCTTGCTCTTGTTATTGCCATATCACTTTGGCTGGTTGCAAATCTTCAGCACGATGTCGAAAAAAATATTGCCATAGATGTAAACTACGCCAATATTCCTCCCGGCCTAGTAGTGGTCAATAACCCGCCTCAGAAACTAAACTTAAGAGTAAGAGGCCCCAGGAGCCAGCTATCATCAGTTAGTGCTCAGAATATGCTATTCACTGTTGACCTATCAAACATAACAGACGGCATGTCGATGTTTGAAATAGGAACGGATCAGATCACTCCGCCAAGAGACGTGCAAGTAACCGGTATCAGTCCTGCTGAGATAAGAATAGAAACGGATCAGCTTGACGATAAGAAAGTTCAGGTAGAACCAAGCATAGGTCCGCCAGATGAGGGCTATGAGATAGTTGGCAAGCCGGAAGTCAGCCCTAAAACCGCAAGCATTGAAGGGCCACAGAATCTACTTTCTAAAATTAACAGCATAACAACAGATCCTGTTTCACTTGAAGGCGAGAAATCTAAATTCACCATCGAGGCTCCGCTTAGATCGCCCTACTCTATTGTAAATATTCTTGGTGATAATACGGTTAAAGTTACAATTGATCTTAAAGAAAGAACACTAGAGAAAGAATTTAATGACTTAAACATAAGTTATATAAACTTTGACGGGTTTGATTTTGAAACTAATGGAAACACTTCTACTGAGCTCACATTTGAAGGCCCATTTAGCATCATTAACAATCTAAGCAGCAATGACATAGAGCTATATGTTGATGGAAGCGACATATCAAATGCAACTACAGCTAAGAGCTTTAAA